A single region of the Polymorphum gilvum SL003B-26A1 genome encodes:
- a CDS encoding recombinase family protein — protein sequence MLVGYARVSTHDQNPALQLDALKQAGCGRTFIDKASGAHRERPALMSAIDYLRPGDTLVVWKLDRLARSMKQLIETIEVLERQGVGFRSLTEAIDTTTAGGRLVFHIFGALAEFERAMILERTRAGLDAARARGRGGGRPPKLTDEDVAAARTMLADSDISIEYVAKRFNISPATLYRYLPAARTQAAAEDTAADDRVS from the coding sequence GTGCTGGTCGGCTATGCGCGGGTTTCGACGCACGACCAGAATCCGGCCCTTCAGCTCGACGCGCTGAAGCAGGCGGGCTGCGGGCGCACCTTCATCGACAAGGCGAGCGGCGCACATCGGGAGCGCCCGGCCCTCATGTCGGCAATCGACTATCTACGGCCGGGCGACACGCTCGTCGTCTGGAAGCTCGACCGCCTGGCCCGGTCGATGAAGCAGCTCATCGAAACGATCGAAGTCCTCGAACGTCAGGGCGTCGGCTTCCGCTCCCTGACGGAAGCGATCGACACGACGACCGCCGGCGGCCGGCTGGTCTTCCATATCTTCGGGGCCTTGGCCGAGTTCGAGCGCGCGATGATCCTTGAGCGGACGCGCGCCGGCCTCGATGCCGCCAGAGCGCGAGGACGGGGCGGCGGCCGCCCGCCAAAACTGACGGACGAGGATGTGGCCGCCGCGCGGACCATGCTCGCCGACAGCGACATCTCAATCGAATATGTGGCGAAGCGATTCAATATCTCGCCGGCCACGCTCTACCGCTACCTGCCCGCTGCGCGCACGCAGGCAGCGGCGGAGGATACGGCCGCCGATGATCGTGTATCTTGA
- a CDS encoding DUF2958 domain-containing protein: MKLLTKEQIDRLARNGRANAERIEDDGKTHDFEPVVKLFLPDGAATWLLTETDPEDADIAFGLCDLGMGSPELGTVRLSELESVRGRLGLAVERDLHFTPTGRLSSYADKARKAGRIVA, from the coding sequence ATGAAACTACTGACCAAGGAACAGATCGACCGGCTTGCGCGGAACGGCCGTGCGAACGCCGAGCGGATCGAGGACGACGGGAAAACCCACGACTTCGAGCCGGTGGTGAAGCTCTTCCTGCCGGACGGAGCGGCGACCTGGCTCCTGACGGAGACCGACCCCGAAGATGCCGACATTGCCTTCGGCCTGTGCGACCTCGGCATGGGCAGCCCCGAACTGGGGACGGTGCGACTGTCCGAGCTGGAATCGGTACGCGGCCGCCTGGGCCTCGCGGTCGAGCGGGATCTTCACTTCACGCCGACCGGCCGCTTGTCGAGCTATGCCGACAAGGCCCGTAAGGCGGGGAGGATCGTGGCATGA
- a CDS encoding Arm DNA-binding domain-containing protein: protein MSYEVQHFTICDGWINNWAVLNEDGSSEPETFATEAEAQAALDEFLAEIEEEIALGQRGEDEGYDPDEFRIVPTGAA, encoded by the coding sequence ATGAGCTACGAGGTGCAGCACTTCACGATCTGCGACGGTTGGATCAACAACTGGGCCGTCCTCAATGAGGACGGTTCCAGCGAGCCGGAGACTTTCGCCACCGAGGCCGAAGCGCAGGCCGCGCTCGATGAATTTCTCGCCGAGATCGAGGAAGAGATCGCGCTCGGTCAGCGCGGTGAGGACGAGGGCTATGATCCCGACGAGTTTCGGATTGTCCCGACGGGCGCCGCATGA
- a CDS encoding WGR domain-containing protein, translating to MIVYLEKVAPERNMRRFYRVSIAPTLLGEWALIREWGRIGSLRGQRIEEWFGGPAGAADALARLVAAKRRKGYEG from the coding sequence ATGATCGTGTATCTTGAAAAGGTCGCCCCGGAACGGAACATGCGACGCTTCTACCGGGTGAGCATCGCCCCTACGCTCCTTGGCGAGTGGGCGTTGATCCGTGAATGGGGGCGGATCGGCAGTCTGCGTGGGCAGCGGATAGAGGAATGGTTTGGCGGGCCGGCAGGCGCAGCCGATGCGCTTGCAAGGCTGGTCGCCGCCAAGCGGCGCAAGGGGTACGAAGGATGA
- a CDS encoding DUF1566 domain-containing protein: MYFLVSIAAVSLCNPAWGQQAVPAGCGEGAAPAIGQRCGDVVFGGISDGSYIYVEALPRGELHSWERAKADCAALGPQWRLPTKAELTTLYVGRDVGAFAGTFDAGWHWSATQLRGLFTPSIRSFLTGEEGTASTDNAFAARCVQTVSVPIKRTRERHDD; this comes from the coding sequence TTGTATTTTCTTGTTTCAATTGCTGCGGTGTCTCTCTGCAATCCGGCGTGGGGGCAGCAGGCTGTTCCCGCAGGATGCGGAGAAGGCGCTGCCCCGGCGATTGGGCAGCGCTGCGGTGATGTTGTCTTCGGCGGCATCAGTGACGGCAGCTACATCTATGTCGAGGCCCTGCCACGCGGCGAACTGCATTCATGGGAGCGCGCGAAGGCAGATTGCGCCGCATTGGGGCCACAGTGGCGGTTGCCGACCAAGGCCGAGTTGACGACCCTTTATGTCGGGCGAGATGTCGGCGCCTTCGCCGGGACGTTCGATGCCGGGTGGCATTGGTCAGCGACACAATTGCGTGGGCTGTTCACCCCCTCGATCCGCAGCTTCCTCACAGGCGAGGAGGGAACAGCAAGCACGGACAATGCATTCGCCGCGCGATGCGTGCAGACCGTCAGCGTTCCGATCAAGCGAACGCGGGAGCGGCACGATGACTGA